In Oryza sativa Japonica Group chromosome 2, ASM3414082v1, the following are encoded in one genomic region:
- the LOC4328880 gene encoding uncharacterized protein isoform X2, which yields MVKSSTKKVVIDKPSMARDIPTSLCDLPQAVRDGIVNEVAATKDVVEMEIGSSTAEKVANMASQPGSSGTVGSKKRKWGFGVDPTGGVLTKGTHSLTSSPDNAPTSGRLKPMRFMSKSKAKAAPTISNQNMGKHDEASSQPATHIIVSPSTAPLPSVAAVVLPPPGTAFNHLASACQEVLFSAKAASTEVNRLIAELTATNEKLSKLKEELTTANTNNESLRLLIKENSEMHQEGQKALAEEKSKREALYAGLKENFFAFNEVAKQLGRGVQPPPHFDDVSLLASIGELVGEMEKVPADIIQKADWDTRIALKTGACHTLACISSKHPELDLNKEVHEGVAEEEREKLMDQLEKTGEAVASFYLD from the exons ATGGTGAAGAGCAGCACCAAGAAGGTGGTGATAGACAAGCCAAGCATGGCTAGAGACATCCCGACCTCGTTGTGCGACCTGCCCCAAGCTGTCAGGGATGGGATTGTAAAT GAAGTCGCGGCCACAAAAGACGTGGTGGAGATGGAGATAGGGTCCTCTACCGCCGAGAAGGTGGCTAACATGGCCTCTCAACCTGGGTCTAGTGGTACCGTTGGATCCAAGAAGAGGAAATGGGGCTTCGGAGTGGACCCCACGGGTGGTGTCCTGACAAAGGGTACCCATTCCTTG ACCTCCTCACCCGATAATGCCCCCACTAGTGGAAGGCTCAAACCAATGAGATTTATGTCGAAGAGCAAGGCCAA GGCCGCCCCTACCATCTCCAATCAGAACATGGGGAAACATGACGAGGCTAGTTCCCAACCAGCCACCCACATCATCGTCTCCCCCTCCACAGCCCCCCTCCCCTCCGTTGCTGCAGTTGTCTTGCCGCCTCCAGGAACGGCGTTCAACCATCTAGCTAGTGCCTGCCAAGAGGTACTCTTTTCAGCTAAGGCAGCCAGCACAGAAGTCAACCGGCTCATCGCCGAGCTCACTGCTACCAACGAGAAGTTAAGCAAACTCAAGGAGGAGTTGACCACGGCGAACACCAACAACGAAAGCCTGCGCCTTCTCATTAAAGAGAATTCGGAAATGCACCAAGAGGGTCAGAAGGCCCTAGCGGAGGAGAAGAGCAAAAGGGAGGCCCTTTATGCCGGGCTGAAGGAGAACTTCTTTGCCTTCAATGAGGTGGCGAAGCAACTTGGTCGTGGGGTGCAGCCGCCACCGCACTTCGATGATGTCTCGCTACTAGCGTCCATTGGCGAGCTAGTTGGCGAGATGGAGAAGGTCCCCGCTGACATCATCCAGAAAGCTGACTGGGACACCCGCATCGCCCTCAAGACTGGAGCCTGCCACACCCTTGCTTGTATCTCGTCCAAGCATCCAGAGCTGGACCTCAACAAGGAGGTCCACGAGGGTGTGGCtgaggaggagagggaaaaGCTCATGGATCAACTTGAGAAGACTGGCGAGGCGGTGGCTAGCTTCTATCTCGACTAG
- the LOC4328879 gene encoding RING-H2 finger protein ATL39, translating to MSSTAAGGAPGPAAQRHGGGGGGGGCCSSGVTLELVGAFTAVCLVLYGVILYFNYLYVRWSGRDGVHRTSGGGGGGGRGAAARKRGGGGGLDKAALAAIPVFRFKASASAAALGGGEAECAVCLSGMQDGDAVRALPGCGHAFHAGCVDAWLRAHGTCPVCRARPAVPPPPPAKPPCLKAPEPAAAAAGRQPVDLESHV from the coding sequence atgtcgtcgacggcggcgggcggcgcgccggggccggcggcgcagcgtcatggcggcggcggcggtggaggggggtGCTGCAGCTCAGGCGTGACGCTGGAGCTCGTCGGCGCGTTCACGGCGGTGTGCCTGGTGCTGTACGGGGTGATACTCTACTTCAACTACCTGTACGTGCGGTGGAGCGGCCGCGACGGCGTGCACCGGacttcgggcggcggcggcggcggagggcgtggagcggcggcgaggaagaggggcggcggcggcggcctcgacaaggcggcgctggcggccaTTCCGGTGTTCAGGTTcaaggcgtcggcgtcggcggcggcgctcggcggcggcgaggcggagtgCGCGGTGTGCCTGAGCGGCATGcaggacggcgacgcggtgcGCGCGCTGCCCGGGTGCGGCCACGCCTTCCACGCCGGCTGCGTCGACGCCTGGCTCCGCGCCCACGGCACCTGCCCCGTCTGCCGCGCGCGCCCCGCcgtgccgcctcctccgccggcgaaaCCACCCTGCCTGAAGGCGccggagcccgccgccgccgccgccggccggcagcCGGTCGACCTGGAGAGCCATGTATAG
- the LOC107279941 gene encoding glutelin type-B 1-like: MATTVSSQFSICFCVLLLVHDSMAQLFYPRTNPWHSPHQGSFSEYRFDRLQAFESLQKVRSEGGVTEYVDERNELFQHTGTFVIRRIIQPQGLLVPRYTNTLSMVYIIQGRGTMGLTFLGCPATYQQQFQQFSPQWQSESQKFRGEHQKIYQFRQGDIIPLPAGVAHWFYNDGDAPVVTIYVYDINNRAN; this comes from the exons ATGGCAACTACTGTTTCCTCTCAGTTTTCTATATGCTTTTGTGTACTTCTCTTGGTCCATGATTCTATGGCCCAACTATTTTATCCAAGAACAAACCCATGGCATAGTCCTCATCAAGGAAGTTTTAGTGAGTATAGATTTGATAGATTACAAGCATTTGAGTCACTTCAGAAAGTGAGATCAGAAGGTGGTGTGACTGAGTATGTTGATGAGAGGAATGAATTATTCCAGCACACTGGTACGTTTGTCATCCGACGTATCATTCAGCCTCAAGGTCTTTTGGTACCTCGATACACCAACACTCTCAGCATGGTCTACATCATCCAAG GGAGAGGTACTATGGGCTTAACTTTCCTCGGTTGCCCAGCAACTTACCAACAACAATTCCAACAATTTTCGCCTCAATGGCAAAGTGAAAGCCAAAAGTTTAGGGGCGAGCACCAAAAGATCTATCAATTTAGACAAGGAGATATTATTCCACTCCCAGCTGGTGTTGCACATTGGTTCTACAATGATGGTGATGCACCTGTTGTTACCATATATGTTTATGACATAAACAACCGTGCTAATTAG
- the LOC4328880 gene encoding uncharacterized protein isoform X1 yields MVKSSTKKVVIDKPSMARDIPTSLCDLPQAVRDGIVNALVDHQEVAATKDVVEMEIGSSTAEKVANMASQPGSSGTVGSKKRKWGFGVDPTGGVLTKGTHSLTSSPDNAPTSGRLKPMRFMSKSKAKAAPTISNQNMGKHDEASSQPATHIIVSPSTAPLPSVAAVVLPPPGTAFNHLASACQEVLFSAKAASTEVNRLIAELTATNEKLSKLKEELTTANTNNESLRLLIKENSEMHQEGQKALAEEKSKREALYAGLKENFFAFNEVAKQLGRGVQPPPHFDDVSLLASIGELVGEMEKVPADIIQKADWDTRIALKTGACHTLACISSKHPELDLNKEVHEGVAEEEREKLMDQLEKTGEAVASFYLD; encoded by the exons ATGGTGAAGAGCAGCACCAAGAAGGTGGTGATAGACAAGCCAAGCATGGCTAGAGACATCCCGACCTCGTTGTGCGACCTGCCCCAAGCTGTCAGGGATGGGATTGTAAAT GCACTTGTTGACCACCAGGAAGTCGCGGCCACAAAAGACGTGGTGGAGATGGAGATAGGGTCCTCTACCGCCGAGAAGGTGGCTAACATGGCCTCTCAACCTGGGTCTAGTGGTACCGTTGGATCCAAGAAGAGGAAATGGGGCTTCGGAGTGGACCCCACGGGTGGTGTCCTGACAAAGGGTACCCATTCCTTG ACCTCCTCACCCGATAATGCCCCCACTAGTGGAAGGCTCAAACCAATGAGATTTATGTCGAAGAGCAAGGCCAA GGCCGCCCCTACCATCTCCAATCAGAACATGGGGAAACATGACGAGGCTAGTTCCCAACCAGCCACCCACATCATCGTCTCCCCCTCCACAGCCCCCCTCCCCTCCGTTGCTGCAGTTGTCTTGCCGCCTCCAGGAACGGCGTTCAACCATCTAGCTAGTGCCTGCCAAGAGGTACTCTTTTCAGCTAAGGCAGCCAGCACAGAAGTCAACCGGCTCATCGCCGAGCTCACTGCTACCAACGAGAAGTTAAGCAAACTCAAGGAGGAGTTGACCACGGCGAACACCAACAACGAAAGCCTGCGCCTTCTCATTAAAGAGAATTCGGAAATGCACCAAGAGGGTCAGAAGGCCCTAGCGGAGGAGAAGAGCAAAAGGGAGGCCCTTTATGCCGGGCTGAAGGAGAACTTCTTTGCCTTCAATGAGGTGGCGAAGCAACTTGGTCGTGGGGTGCAGCCGCCACCGCACTTCGATGATGTCTCGCTACTAGCGTCCATTGGCGAGCTAGTTGGCGAGATGGAGAAGGTCCCCGCTGACATCATCCAGAAAGCTGACTGGGACACCCGCATCGCCCTCAAGACTGGAGCCTGCCACACCCTTGCTTGTATCTCGTCCAAGCATCCAGAGCTGGACCTCAACAAGGAGGTCCACGAGGGTGTGGCtgaggaggagagggaaaaGCTCATGGATCAACTTGAGAAGACTGGCGAGGCGGTGGCTAGCTTCTATCTCGACTAG